A genomic stretch from Ureibacillus composti includes:
- the hemL gene encoding glutamate-1-semialdehyde 2,1-aminomutase: MHLNDKSVKAFKEAVNVMPGGVNSPVRAFKSVNTDPIFMESGKGAILKDIDGNEYIDYVLSWGPLILGHSHPDVVKAIQAQAEKGSSFGAPTELETELAQLVIDRVPSVEMVRFVSSGTEATMAALRLARGYTGRDIILKFEGSYHGHGDSLLIKAGSGVATLGLPDSPGVPADIAKNTMTVAYNDLEAVQVVFEKYGQNIAGVIVEPVAGNMGVVPPKPGFLEGLRKVTEEHGSILIFDEVMTGFRVDYNCAQGYFGINPDLTCLGKVVGGGLPVGAFAGKREIMEKIAPAGPVYQAGTLSGNPLAMTAGIETLSRLTPENYEYFKKLGDQLEAGFREAATKYNIPHTVNRAGSMIGFFLTNEDVTDFASAKTSDLELFAEYFKLMAEEGVYLPPSQFEGLFLSTAHSEEHIAKTVDAFHKVFAKLAR, translated from the coding sequence ATGCACCTAAATGATAAATCAGTTAAAGCATTCAAAGAAGCAGTTAATGTAATGCCAGGTGGGGTAAATAGCCCTGTTCGAGCATTTAAATCGGTTAATACAGATCCAATTTTTATGGAATCAGGAAAAGGTGCCATTCTTAAAGATATCGATGGCAATGAATATATTGATTATGTACTTAGTTGGGGTCCTCTTATTTTAGGACATTCTCATCCCGATGTTGTAAAGGCTATTCAGGCACAAGCAGAAAAAGGGTCATCTTTTGGTGCACCAACTGAACTTGAAACAGAACTTGCACAATTAGTGATTGACCGTGTACCTTCTGTTGAAATGGTACGTTTTGTTTCTTCGGGAACAGAAGCAACAATGGCTGCTCTTCGATTAGCTCGTGGATACACTGGACGAGACATTATTTTAAAATTTGAAGGGTCTTATCATGGACATGGTGATTCCTTATTAATTAAAGCTGGTTCTGGTGTTGCTACTTTAGGTTTGCCAGATAGTCCTGGTGTACCTGCAGATATTGCGAAAAATACAATGACAGTTGCTTACAATGATTTAGAAGCGGTACAAGTTGTATTTGAAAAATATGGTCAAAATATTGCAGGTGTTATTGTGGAGCCAGTTGCTGGTAATATGGGAGTAGTGCCACCTAAGCCTGGATTCTTAGAAGGATTACGTAAAGTAACAGAAGAACATGGTTCCATTCTTATTTTCGATGAAGTTATGACTGGTTTTCGAGTAGATTACAATTGCGCTCAAGGTTACTTTGGAATTAATCCAGATTTAACTTGTTTAGGTAAAGTTGTTGGTGGTGGACTTCCTGTAGGTGCTTTTGCTGGTAAACGTGAAATAATGGAGAAAATCGCACCAGCTGGTCCAGTTTATCAAGCAGGTACACTGTCAGGTAACCCTCTTGCAATGACTGCCGGTATTGAAACACTTAGTCGTTTAACACCTGAAAATTACGAGTATTTCAAAAAACTAGGTGACCAATTAGAAGCAGGTTTCCGTGAGGCTGCAACTAAGTATAATATTCCTCATACAGTGAATCGTGCAGGTTCAATGATCGGCTTCTTCTTAACAAATGAAGATGTAACTGATTTTGCTTCGGCTAAAACTTCGGATTTAGAATTATTTGCTGAATATTTTAAATTGATGGCTGAAGAAGGGGTATACTTACCACCGTCTCAATTTGAAGGGCTATTTCTTTCTACTGCGCATTCTGAAGAACACATTGCAAAAACTGTAGACGCATTCCATAAAGTATTTGCGAAATTAGCTAGATAG
- the hemB gene encoding porphobilinogen synthase: MTQVNFQRHRRLRSSATMRAMVKETYLHKEDLIYGLFVVEGQNIKREVPSMPGVWQLSLDHLEEEINEVVELGIPAVILFGIPIEKDAVGTGAYHDHGIIQEATRFIKERHPELLVIADTCLCEYTDHGHCGLVEGETILNDPSLDILARTAVSQAQAGADIIAPSNMMDGFVAAIRKGLDEAGFENIPIMSYGVKYASAYYGPFRDAADGAPQFGDRKTYQMDPANRLEAFREAESDINEGADMIIIKPALAYLDIIRDVRNNYNLPIVAYNVSGEYAMVKAAAQNGWIDEKSVVLESLLGMKRAGADMILTYHAKDVARWLEEN, translated from the coding sequence TAGAAGACTTCGTTCTTCTGCTACTATGCGTGCTATGGTAAAAGAAACATATTTGCACAAAGAAGATTTAATTTATGGTTTGTTTGTCGTTGAAGGCCAAAATATAAAACGTGAAGTACCTTCCATGCCAGGTGTTTGGCAGCTTTCATTAGACCATTTAGAGGAAGAAATTAACGAAGTGGTTGAATTAGGTATTCCTGCAGTTATTCTCTTCGGTATTCCAATTGAAAAGGACGCTGTAGGTACGGGAGCATATCATGACCACGGCATAATTCAAGAGGCAACTCGATTTATTAAAGAGCGTCACCCAGAACTACTTGTAATTGCTGACACTTGTCTATGCGAATATACTGACCACGGTCACTGTGGCCTAGTTGAAGGAGAAACAATCCTTAATGATCCATCATTAGATATATTAGCTCGCACAGCAGTATCACAAGCGCAAGCTGGTGCTGATATTATTGCTCCTTCAAATATGATGGATGGTTTCGTTGCTGCTATTCGTAAAGGATTAGATGAAGCTGGTTTTGAAAATATTCCAATCATGTCTTATGGCGTAAAATATGCTTCTGCATATTATGGTCCATTCCGTGACGCTGCAGATGGTGCACCTCAATTTGGTGACCGTAAAACATATCAAATGGACCCAGCGAATCGTTTAGAAGCATTCCGCGAAGCTGAATCAGATATTAACGAAGGGGCAGATATGATTATTATTAAACCTGCTCTTGCATATTTAGATATTATTCGTGATGTACGTAATAACTATAACTTACCAATCGTTGCATATAACGTTAGTGGTGAATATGCAATGGTTAAAGCAGCTGCTCAAAATGGTTGGATTGATGAGAAAAGTGTTGTACTTGAATCGTTATTAGGAATGAAACGTGCTGGAGCAGATATGATTTTAACTTATCATGCAAAAGATGTAGCTCGTTGGTTGGAGGAGAATTAA